A segment of the Acidiphilium multivorum AIU301 genome:
TGCCACGCCAGCGCGTAGCTTAGTGAGCCTTTGTTTCACCGTGAGTTTCCTGTTTTGAGGGTTGAGCCGGGCCGCTGGGGCCAGAAGCGCGGGACGCTTGAAGCGTCACCGCATGCGCCGCCGCGAAGCCAGCCGGGCCGATCGAGTTCGGGAACACATCCCAGGATGGCGAGCGCGGAGGAGATGAGGCGGATGACGGGCTGGCCTGACGGGAGGCGCTGGCCTTGGGGGCTTGCACGCTATCGGCGGAGTCGATTTCAGGCACAACATATCTGGCGGTTGAGACCACGCGGTTGACGTAGCCGTTCTGGAATCCCTGCCAGGCTGAACCCGTGTTGTAGCGCGAGAGCGCGGCCAGGAGCGCCGCCTGACGCCCCTGCCCGTTCGGCTGCTTGTAATCCTGCGCCAGCAGCTTGCCGCCCGCCCGCACCGACGCACAGGCATCAAAGGCCGTGCTGACTGTCAGCCCCAAGTGGGTGAGGTTCGCGCTATCGATCTGCATGAGGCCGAGATCAACCGAATGCCCGGCGGCAATCAGCCGCTTGGCAAGGGCAATCGCGCCGGGCGCATCCAAGGGCCGTATGCTCTGGCGTGTGGTGTTGTCGTGAATCGCCAAAATGTTGAACCCCGACTCGGTGCTGGCAACCGCCGCCAGCGTTCCCGGTGCGACCTCGGGGGCGCAGCGATTCGCGAGAGCGAGGAAAATGGCCGGGGCGATCAGCATCTCCCGTCATTCCGGCTCAGGCTGGCCACTCGGCTGTAATTTTTCATGGTTCTCATATTGCAGAATCGATGCAACACAGTCAATATCGTGGCAACGTTATAAGATAACGTGTCACCTTTTGATGGAATCGATGCCCGCCATTACAAACCAACGTATGGGACGTAAGCGAATGGATGCAGAGCGAGTCGTGGTGCGGTTGCCGACGCCGGCAGTCAAAGCGATTCCGTCGCTGCTGGCGGACCATGAGGACCGATCGGATTTTATGAGAGAGGCGGCCGAGCTTGAGATCGCGATCCGTTCGTTGGACGTGTATCCCGAACTTCTCGGGTATCTGACGGCAAACGAATCTCTGGCGG
Coding sequences within it:
- a CDS encoding lytic transglycosylase domain-containing protein, producing the protein MLIAPAIFLALANRCAPEVAPGTLAAVASTESGFNILAIHDNTTRQSIRPLDAPGAIALAKRLIAAGHSVDLGLMQIDSANLTHLGLTVSTAFDACASVRAGGKLLAQDYKQPNGQGRQAALLAALSRYNTGSAWQGFQNGYVNRVVSTARYVVPEIDSADSVQAPKASASRQASPSSASSPPRSPSWDVFPNSIGPAGFAAAHAVTLQASRASGPSGPAQPSKQETHGETKAH